A DNA window from Aestuariispira ectoiniformans contains the following coding sequences:
- the ubiU gene encoding ubiquinone anaerobic biosynthesis protein UbiU, which translates to MTKVLELVCPAGTPAALRAAVDAGADVVYVGFRDETNARNFPGLNFSREELREGVAYAHSKGAHVYVAINTFPKAGNLEPWYKAVDDAAEIGVNAVILADIGLVDYAKRNHPDLRRHLSVQASASNPESIRFYTEAFDVKRVVLPRVLTLPEIRALNKEIDVETEVFVFGGLCVMAEGRCALSSYATGESPNMNGVCSPASHVRYEDEGDRLVSRLGEFTINAFNPDEPAGYPTLCKGRFKTEGRTSYLFEEPTSLNAMELLPDLMEVGVTALKIEGRQRGKAYIAQVVAAFRAAVDAAAEGRPIPIGGLDAITEGQRKTSGAYEKRWR; encoded by the coding sequence GTGACCAAGGTTCTGGAACTGGTCTGCCCCGCGGGCACACCTGCGGCGCTGCGGGCAGCGGTGGATGCCGGTGCCGATGTTGTTTATGTGGGCTTTCGCGATGAAACCAACGCCCGCAACTTTCCCGGTCTGAATTTCAGCCGTGAGGAATTGCGCGAAGGCGTTGCCTATGCCCATTCAAAAGGCGCACATGTTTATGTGGCGATCAACACCTTCCCCAAGGCGGGCAATCTGGAGCCATGGTATAAGGCGGTGGATGATGCGGCGGAAATTGGTGTCAATGCGGTGATTTTGGCCGATATCGGGCTGGTGGATTACGCCAAACGCAATCACCCGGACCTGCGCCGTCATTTGTCCGTCCAGGCCTCTGCCTCCAACCCGGAATCAATCCGCTTTTATACGGAAGCCTTCGATGTAAAGCGCGTGGTGTTGCCGCGCGTGCTAACCCTGCCGGAAATCCGGGCGCTGAATAAGGAAATCGACGTTGAGACGGAGGTCTTCGTTTTCGGTGGCCTTTGCGTGATGGCGGAAGGACGTTGCGCGTTGTCCTCCTACGCCACCGGTGAAAGCCCCAATATGAACGGTGTCTGCTCCCCGGCCAGCCATGTACGCTATGAGGACGAGGGCGACCGGCTGGTCTCGCGTCTGGGAGAGTTCACAATCAATGCCTTCAACCCGGATGAACCTGCGGGCTATCCGACGCTTTGCAAGGGGCGATTCAAGACCGAGGGCAGAACATCCTACCTGTTTGAAGAACCCACCAGCCTGAACGCCATGGAACTGTTGCCCGACCTGATGGAAGTCGGCGTAACCGCGCTGAAAATCGAAGGGCGTCAGCGTGGCAAAGCCTATATTGCGCAGGTTGTGGCCGCTTTCCGGGCGGCGGTGGATGCTGCCGCCGAAGGGCGTCCTATTCCCATTGGCGGTCTGGATGCAATCACGGAAGGGCAGCGCAAGACGTCCGGTGCCTATGAGAAACGCTGGCGGTAA